A single genomic interval of Lathyrus oleraceus cultivar Zhongwan6 chromosome 7, CAAS_Psat_ZW6_1.0, whole genome shotgun sequence harbors:
- the LOC127100541 gene encoding uncharacterized protein LOC127100541 isoform X1, protein MANLVPGVLLKLMQHMNTDIKVGGEHRSSLLQVVSIVPALAGGDLFTNQGFYVKVSDSSHATYVSLPDEQDDLILSDKIQLGQFVFVDRLEAASPVPILRGVRPVPGRHACVGNPEDIVATNSLGFLSNGAEVEVEVEVKVKKNGVCSKSPMKVLANHQEQLDKKSMVFGRCKTQTPKDSVVDFVKREKLARLKSLNSRTTVPSSPTSCYSLPSSFEKFSNGVKNQANINGVDRLITKVGVVETGKGVRGVSPLGKRIAVGNSIRNLVQGIEFGAKALRKSWEGNMEVKSKETSKSRASSKFDSKPDFRSTTPRKSTSSEKFSSKDYESKTQTPTKSSKEENKIKKSIKKVIGDGTMEEHEKSSKPRNSFGKKSSEAGFPGNMVKVSINSKKVTDASVQWTSLPSSVAKLGREVMKHRDTALMAATEAMQEAAAAESLLQCLSVYAELSNSAKELNPQRTIDQFLTLHASLDSARMIADSLSKTIPEGSSSSPDNEIITTEEELKLKSDRQKLAASWVQAALSTNLSSFTVYNREPRSSKLQVSSTSNSQNQKSVLGSKPVLVLENSREDASSKSQGKNRLTVSNSKPALPGTPRKQSDGLTNGKKQLVQPLPDWIRGNGLDEAVNLADTLQLRSRDWFLLFVEKFLDSDGDIGLSNNGQIAGMLTQLKSVNDWLDDIGSSKNEEESCQIPVETIDRLRKKIYEYLLTHVESAAAALTCDPQSQSLEIKGKK, encoded by the exons ATGGCAAATCTAGTTCCTGGGGTGCTTCTGAAGTTAATGCAGCATATGAACACAGACATAAAAGTTGGTGGTGAACATAGATCATCCCTTTTACAAGTTGTGAGTATTGTTCCAGCATTGGCAGGTGGAGATTTGTTTACAAATCAAGGCTTTTATGTTAAGGTTTCTGATTCATCACATGCTACTTATGTTTCTCTTCCTGATGAACAGGATGATCTAATCCTTAGTGATAAGATTCAATTAGGACAGTTTGTTTTTGTTGATCGGTTAGAAGCCGCTTCGCCTGTTCCGATTCTTCGTGGTGTTAGGCCTGTTCCTGGTAGACATGCTTGTGTTGGGAATCCTGAAGATATTGTTGCAACTAATTCACTTGGTTTTCTTAGCAATGGTGCtgaggttgaggttgaggttgaggttAAGGTTAAGAAGAATGGTGTTTGTTCAAAGTCCCCAATGAAAGTTTTGGCGAATCATCAAGAACAGTTAGATAAGAAATCAATGGTTTTTGGTAGATGTAAAACTCAGACACCAAAAGATTCTGTTGTTGATTTTGTGAAGAGGGAAAAGTTAGCAAGATTGAAGTCATTGAATTCAAGGACTACGGTTCCTTCTTCGCCTACTAGTTGCTATTCTTTGCCTAGTTCTTTTGAGAAGTTTTCTAATGGAGTAAAGAATCAAGCAAATATCAATGGAGTGGATAGGTTGATTACGAAAGTGGGAGTGGTTGAGACGGGAAAGGGTGTTCGCGGCGTTAGTCCCCTCGGGAAGAGAATTGCGGTTGGAAACTCGATAAGAAATTTGGTACAAGGAATTGAGTTTGGTGCTAAGGCGCTGCGGAAAAGCTGGGAAGGGAACATGGAAGTTAAGAGTAAAGAGACTTCCAAATCAAGGGCTTCTTCTAAGTTTGATTCTAAGCCTGATTTTCGTAGCACA ACTCCTAGGAAAAGTACATCAAGTGAGAAGTTTTCTTCTAAAGATTACGAGAGTAAGACGCAAACACCAACCAAGTCCTCTAAGGAAGAGAACAAAATTAAAAAATCTATAAAGAAAGTTATTGGTGATGGAACTATGGAAGAACACGAAAAGTCGAGTAAACCAAGGAACTCTTTCGGAAAGAAATCATCAGAAGCTGGATTTCCTGGAAACATGGTCAAAGTTTCGATAAATAGCAAAAAAGTGACTGATGCAAGTGTTCAATGGACTTCACTCCCTTCATCTGTTGCGAAGCTTGGGAGG GAAGTAATGAAGCACAGAGATACAGCACTGATGGCAGCAACAGAAGCTATGCAAGAAGCTGCTGCAGCTGAGAGTTTGCTGCAATGTCTTAG TGTATATGCAGAGCTAAGTAATTCTGCCAAAGAACTTAACCCGCAGCGTACAATCGATCAGTTTTTAACTCTTCACGCTAGCCTGGACAGCGCACGGATGATTGCTGATTCCCTTTCTAAAACCATTCCAGAAGGTTCGTCTTCATCTCCAGACAACGAAATAATCACGACAGAAGAAGAATTAAAACTCAAATCAGATAGACAAAAACTTGCAGCTTCTTGGGTCCAAGCTGCCTTATCCACCAATCTATCATCCTTTACTGTTTATAACCGAGAGCCTCGATCATCTAAGCTTCAAGTTTCAAGTACAAGTAATTCTCAAAATCAAAAGAGTGTTCTCGGAAGTAAACCGGTTTTAGTCCTAGAAAATTCAAGAGAAGACGCTTCATCAAAATCTCAAGGAAAAAACCGTCTGACAGTAAGTAATTCCAAACCAGCCTTACCAGGAACGCCACGCAAACAAAGTGACGGATTAACAAATGGAAAAAAGCAACTGGTCCAACCTCTTCCAGATTGGATCAGAGGAAATGGACTTGACGAGGCGGTTAACTTAGCTGACACGCTACAACTGCGGTCGCGAGATTGGTTTTTGTTGTTTGTTGAGAAATTCTTGGACAGTGATGGAGACATTGGTTTGTCAAACAATGGTCAGATAGCAGGCATGCTAACTCAACTAAAAAGCGTAAACGATTGGTTGGACGACATAGGATCGAGCAAGAACGAGGAAGAATCGTGCCAGATACCGGTAGAGACAATTGATAGATTAAGGAAGAAGATATATGAATATCTTCTGACACATGTTGAATCTGCTGCTGCTGCACTTACTTGTGATCCACAATCACAGTCATTGGAGATTAAAGGGAAAAAGTGA
- the LOC127100541 gene encoding uncharacterized protein LOC127100541 isoform X3, whose translation MKVLANHQEQLDKKSMVFGRCKTQTPKDSVVDFVKREKLARLKSLNSRTTVPSSPTSCYSLPSSFEKFSNGVKNQANINGVDRLITKVGVVETGKGVRGVSPLGKRIAVGNSIRNLVQGIEFGAKALRKSWEGNMEVKSKETSKSRASSKFDSKPDFRSTTPRKSTSSEKFSSKDYESKTQTPTKSSKEENKIKKSIKKVIGDGTMEEHEKSSKPRNSFGKKSSEAGFPGNMVKVSINSKKVTDASVQWTSLPSSVAKLGREVMKHRDTALMAATEAMQEAAAAESLLQCLSVYAELSNSAKELNPQRTIDQFLTLHASLDSARMIADSLSKTIPEGSSSSPDNEIITTEEELKLKSDRQKLAASWVQAALSTNLSSFTVYNREPRSSKLQVSSTSNSQNQKSVLGSKPVLVLENSREDASSKSQGKNRLTVSNSKPALPGTPRKQSDGLTNGKKQLVQPLPDWIRGNGLDEAVNLADTLQLRSRDWFLLFVEKFLDSDGDIGLSNNGQIAGMLTQLKSVNDWLDDIGSSKNEEESCQIPVETIDRLRKKIYEYLLTHVESAAAALTCDPQSQSLEIKGKK comes from the exons ATGAAAGTTTTGGCGAATCATCAAGAACAGTTAGATAAGAAATCAATGGTTTTTGGTAGATGTAAAACTCAGACACCAAAAGATTCTGTTGTTGATTTTGTGAAGAGGGAAAAGTTAGCAAGATTGAAGTCATTGAATTCAAGGACTACGGTTCCTTCTTCGCCTACTAGTTGCTATTCTTTGCCTAGTTCTTTTGAGAAGTTTTCTAATGGAGTAAAGAATCAAGCAAATATCAATGGAGTGGATAGGTTGATTACGAAAGTGGGAGTGGTTGAGACGGGAAAGGGTGTTCGCGGCGTTAGTCCCCTCGGGAAGAGAATTGCGGTTGGAAACTCGATAAGAAATTTGGTACAAGGAATTGAGTTTGGTGCTAAGGCGCTGCGGAAAAGCTGGGAAGGGAACATGGAAGTTAAGAGTAAAGAGACTTCCAAATCAAGGGCTTCTTCTAAGTTTGATTCTAAGCCTGATTTTCGTAGCACA ACTCCTAGGAAAAGTACATCAAGTGAGAAGTTTTCTTCTAAAGATTACGAGAGTAAGACGCAAACACCAACCAAGTCCTCTAAGGAAGAGAACAAAATTAAAAAATCTATAAAGAAAGTTATTGGTGATGGAACTATGGAAGAACACGAAAAGTCGAGTAAACCAAGGAACTCTTTCGGAAAGAAATCATCAGAAGCTGGATTTCCTGGAAACATGGTCAAAGTTTCGATAAATAGCAAAAAAGTGACTGATGCAAGTGTTCAATGGACTTCACTCCCTTCATCTGTTGCGAAGCTTGGGAGG GAAGTAATGAAGCACAGAGATACAGCACTGATGGCAGCAACAGAAGCTATGCAAGAAGCTGCTGCAGCTGAGAGTTTGCTGCAATGTCTTAG TGTATATGCAGAGCTAAGTAATTCTGCCAAAGAACTTAACCCGCAGCGTACAATCGATCAGTTTTTAACTCTTCACGCTAGCCTGGACAGCGCACGGATGATTGCTGATTCCCTTTCTAAAACCATTCCAGAAGGTTCGTCTTCATCTCCAGACAACGAAATAATCACGACAGAAGAAGAATTAAAACTCAAATCAGATAGACAAAAACTTGCAGCTTCTTGGGTCCAAGCTGCCTTATCCACCAATCTATCATCCTTTACTGTTTATAACCGAGAGCCTCGATCATCTAAGCTTCAAGTTTCAAGTACAAGTAATTCTCAAAATCAAAAGAGTGTTCTCGGAAGTAAACCGGTTTTAGTCCTAGAAAATTCAAGAGAAGACGCTTCATCAAAATCTCAAGGAAAAAACCGTCTGACAGTAAGTAATTCCAAACCAGCCTTACCAGGAACGCCACGCAAACAAAGTGACGGATTAACAAATGGAAAAAAGCAACTGGTCCAACCTCTTCCAGATTGGATCAGAGGAAATGGACTTGACGAGGCGGTTAACTTAGCTGACACGCTACAACTGCGGTCGCGAGATTGGTTTTTGTTGTTTGTTGAGAAATTCTTGGACAGTGATGGAGACATTGGTTTGTCAAACAATGGTCAGATAGCAGGCATGCTAACTCAACTAAAAAGCGTAAACGATTGGTTGGACGACATAGGATCGAGCAAGAACGAGGAAGAATCGTGCCAGATACCGGTAGAGACAATTGATAGATTAAGGAAGAAGATATATGAATATCTTCTGACACATGTTGAATCTGCTGCTGCTGCACTTACTTGTGATCCACAATCACAGTCATTGGAGATTAAAGGGAAAAAGTGA
- the LOC127100541 gene encoding uncharacterized protein LOC127100541 isoform X2 yields the protein MANLVPGVLLKLMQHMNTDIKVGGEHRSSLLQVDDLILSDKIQLGQFVFVDRLEAASPVPILRGVRPVPGRHACVGNPEDIVATNSLGFLSNGAEVEVEVEVKVKKNGVCSKSPMKVLANHQEQLDKKSMVFGRCKTQTPKDSVVDFVKREKLARLKSLNSRTTVPSSPTSCYSLPSSFEKFSNGVKNQANINGVDRLITKVGVVETGKGVRGVSPLGKRIAVGNSIRNLVQGIEFGAKALRKSWEGNMEVKSKETSKSRASSKFDSKPDFRSTTPRKSTSSEKFSSKDYESKTQTPTKSSKEENKIKKSIKKVIGDGTMEEHEKSSKPRNSFGKKSSEAGFPGNMVKVSINSKKVTDASVQWTSLPSSVAKLGREVMKHRDTALMAATEAMQEAAAAESLLQCLSVYAELSNSAKELNPQRTIDQFLTLHASLDSARMIADSLSKTIPEGSSSSPDNEIITTEEELKLKSDRQKLAASWVQAALSTNLSSFTVYNREPRSSKLQVSSTSNSQNQKSVLGSKPVLVLENSREDASSKSQGKNRLTVSNSKPALPGTPRKQSDGLTNGKKQLVQPLPDWIRGNGLDEAVNLADTLQLRSRDWFLLFVEKFLDSDGDIGLSNNGQIAGMLTQLKSVNDWLDDIGSSKNEEESCQIPVETIDRLRKKIYEYLLTHVESAAAALTCDPQSQSLEIKGKK from the exons ATGGCAAATCTAGTTCCTGGGGTGCTTCTGAAGTTAATGCAGCATATGAACACAGACATAAAAGTTGGTGGTGAACATAGATCATCCCTTTTACAAGTT GATGATCTAATCCTTAGTGATAAGATTCAATTAGGACAGTTTGTTTTTGTTGATCGGTTAGAAGCCGCTTCGCCTGTTCCGATTCTTCGTGGTGTTAGGCCTGTTCCTGGTAGACATGCTTGTGTTGGGAATCCTGAAGATATTGTTGCAACTAATTCACTTGGTTTTCTTAGCAATGGTGCtgaggttgaggttgaggttgaggttAAGGTTAAGAAGAATGGTGTTTGTTCAAAGTCCCCAATGAAAGTTTTGGCGAATCATCAAGAACAGTTAGATAAGAAATCAATGGTTTTTGGTAGATGTAAAACTCAGACACCAAAAGATTCTGTTGTTGATTTTGTGAAGAGGGAAAAGTTAGCAAGATTGAAGTCATTGAATTCAAGGACTACGGTTCCTTCTTCGCCTACTAGTTGCTATTCTTTGCCTAGTTCTTTTGAGAAGTTTTCTAATGGAGTAAAGAATCAAGCAAATATCAATGGAGTGGATAGGTTGATTACGAAAGTGGGAGTGGTTGAGACGGGAAAGGGTGTTCGCGGCGTTAGTCCCCTCGGGAAGAGAATTGCGGTTGGAAACTCGATAAGAAATTTGGTACAAGGAATTGAGTTTGGTGCTAAGGCGCTGCGGAAAAGCTGGGAAGGGAACATGGAAGTTAAGAGTAAAGAGACTTCCAAATCAAGGGCTTCTTCTAAGTTTGATTCTAAGCCTGATTTTCGTAGCACA ACTCCTAGGAAAAGTACATCAAGTGAGAAGTTTTCTTCTAAAGATTACGAGAGTAAGACGCAAACACCAACCAAGTCCTCTAAGGAAGAGAACAAAATTAAAAAATCTATAAAGAAAGTTATTGGTGATGGAACTATGGAAGAACACGAAAAGTCGAGTAAACCAAGGAACTCTTTCGGAAAGAAATCATCAGAAGCTGGATTTCCTGGAAACATGGTCAAAGTTTCGATAAATAGCAAAAAAGTGACTGATGCAAGTGTTCAATGGACTTCACTCCCTTCATCTGTTGCGAAGCTTGGGAGG GAAGTAATGAAGCACAGAGATACAGCACTGATGGCAGCAACAGAAGCTATGCAAGAAGCTGCTGCAGCTGAGAGTTTGCTGCAATGTCTTAG TGTATATGCAGAGCTAAGTAATTCTGCCAAAGAACTTAACCCGCAGCGTACAATCGATCAGTTTTTAACTCTTCACGCTAGCCTGGACAGCGCACGGATGATTGCTGATTCCCTTTCTAAAACCATTCCAGAAGGTTCGTCTTCATCTCCAGACAACGAAATAATCACGACAGAAGAAGAATTAAAACTCAAATCAGATAGACAAAAACTTGCAGCTTCTTGGGTCCAAGCTGCCTTATCCACCAATCTATCATCCTTTACTGTTTATAACCGAGAGCCTCGATCATCTAAGCTTCAAGTTTCAAGTACAAGTAATTCTCAAAATCAAAAGAGTGTTCTCGGAAGTAAACCGGTTTTAGTCCTAGAAAATTCAAGAGAAGACGCTTCATCAAAATCTCAAGGAAAAAACCGTCTGACAGTAAGTAATTCCAAACCAGCCTTACCAGGAACGCCACGCAAACAAAGTGACGGATTAACAAATGGAAAAAAGCAACTGGTCCAACCTCTTCCAGATTGGATCAGAGGAAATGGACTTGACGAGGCGGTTAACTTAGCTGACACGCTACAACTGCGGTCGCGAGATTGGTTTTTGTTGTTTGTTGAGAAATTCTTGGACAGTGATGGAGACATTGGTTTGTCAAACAATGGTCAGATAGCAGGCATGCTAACTCAACTAAAAAGCGTAAACGATTGGTTGGACGACATAGGATCGAGCAAGAACGAGGAAGAATCGTGCCAGATACCGGTAGAGACAATTGATAGATTAAGGAAGAAGATATATGAATATCTTCTGACACATGTTGAATCTGCTGCTGCTGCACTTACTTGTGATCCACAATCACAGTCATTGGAGATTAAAGGGAAAAAGTGA